In a single window of the Pseudomonadota bacterium genome:
- a CDS encoding sigma-70 family RNA polymerase sigma factor — MQAVSDEQLISWVADGDSSCLGTLFERHHRGIYQFCLQLTRNPALAEDLTQEIFIRVLRKAGSFRGEGCFKAWLYNVARNLTFDELRKNKRRGITVPEPDAENLGHMVDERSAEQSASDKQRLDQLETALARLPEAAREVIWLGRFEFEGYDELAQALGCKPGAARVRMHRAMNQLNDIFKAMEVNPAHV, encoded by the coding sequence ATGCAGGCCGTATCCGACGAACAATTAATTAGCTGGGTTGCCGACGGCGACAGCTCGTGCCTCGGCACGCTGTTTGAGCGCCATCATCGGGGCATCTACCAGTTCTGCCTGCAGCTCACCCGGAATCCGGCGCTGGCGGAAGACTTGACCCAGGAGATCTTTATCCGCGTGCTGCGCAAGGCCGGCAGCTTTCGCGGCGAAGGCTGCTTTAAAGCCTGGCTCTACAACGTTGCGCGCAACCTGACGTTCGACGAGCTGAGGAAAAACAAGCGCCGCGGCATCACGGTGCCTGAACCCGATGCGGAAAACCTCGGCCACATGGTGGACGAACGCAGCGCAGAACAAAGCGCCAGCGACAAGCAGCGCCTCGATCAGCTGGAAACCGCGCTGGCCCGGCTGCCAGAGGCTGCCCGGGAGGTGATCTGGCTGGGCCGTTTTGAATTTGAGGGCTACGACGAGCTGGCCCAGGCCCTGGGCTGCAAGCCCGGCGCGGCGCGGGTCCGCATGCACCGTGCCATGAATCAGCTTAACGACATATTTAAGGCCATGGAGGTTAACCCCGCACATGTCTGA
- a CDS encoding site-specific integrase: protein MGRKKSPGLKKRGRIWWIDKQIKGYGRLAESCGTGNLAEAERYLAFRLDEVRRATVYGIRPTRTFQEAALKYLEDYANEASLERYLYAFNRVMPYIGHLNLDQIHNDSLIPYRRARRADGVAAGTIRKELSCVRRVLNLAARVWRHQNGLSWLATAPLIEMEKGYARSPYPLSWDEQDRFFAELPEYVRRMALYKVNTGCRQKEVCQLRWNWEVAVPELGTSVFVLPSNRDFRTKNGRERLVLLNTLAREVVEEQRGKHPEFVFTYQGRPTLKLLNSSWKSARIRAGLPDLRVHDLRHTFGHRLRAAGVSYEDRQDLLGHKSDRMTTHYSAPDVARLQKAVEQVCVRRLNTVLRVKTRTILAQSEVLPASPRERKIVSH from the coding sequence ATGGGACGCAAAAAATCACCGGGCCTCAAGAAAAGAGGCCGTATCTGGTGGATCGACAAGCAAATCAAAGGATACGGAAGATTGGCGGAAAGCTGCGGCACAGGCAATCTCGCGGAGGCGGAACGATATCTAGCGTTCCGGCTCGACGAAGTGCGCCGAGCAACGGTTTACGGCATTCGACCGACACGGACGTTTCAGGAAGCAGCCCTCAAATACCTGGAGGACTACGCTAACGAAGCCAGCCTTGAACGGTATTTGTATGCCTTTAATCGCGTGATGCCGTACATCGGCCACCTCAACCTGGACCAAATCCACAACGACTCCCTGATACCCTACCGACGCGCACGCAGAGCCGACGGTGTTGCCGCTGGCACCATCCGCAAGGAACTGAGCTGCGTTCGACGGGTGCTGAACCTGGCAGCCAGAGTGTGGCGGCATCAAAACGGCCTGTCCTGGCTTGCCACCGCACCATTGATCGAGATGGAGAAAGGCTACGCCAGGTCACCCTACCCGCTGAGCTGGGATGAACAGGATCGGTTCTTCGCCGAACTACCGGAGTACGTCAGGCGAATGGCCCTTTATAAGGTCAACACCGGTTGCCGGCAGAAGGAAGTCTGTCAGCTTCGGTGGAACTGGGAAGTGGCTGTGCCAGAGTTGGGTACCAGCGTCTTTGTGCTGCCGAGCAACCGAGACTTTCGAACCAAGAACGGCCGAGAGCGTCTCGTGCTGCTCAATACCTTGGCGCGAGAGGTGGTTGAGGAACAGCGAGGGAAACACCCCGAGTTTGTTTTCACCTACCAGGGGCGGCCAACACTCAAGCTGCTGAACTCGAGCTGGAAGAGTGCGCGCATACGGGCGGGGCTGCCGGACCTACGCGTCCACGACCTGCGCCACACGTTCGGCCATCGATTACGGGCTGCTGGGGTTAGTTATGAGGACAGGCAGGACCTTCTTGGGCATAAGTCCGACCGCATGACCACCCACTACTCAGCACCGGACGTCGCGCGCCTTCAAAAGGCCGTCGAACAGGTCTGTGTAAGGCGTTTAAACACGGTACTGAGGGTAAAAACTCGCACAATTCTCGCACAATCGGAGGTTTTGCCGGCTTCGCCGAGGGAACGAAAAATCGTAAGCCATTGA
- a CDS encoding zinc-binding dehydrogenase encodes MSKNHQEWVISEYAGIAGLELRPCEPADPGPGEVRLRVEAFALNWGDMDLMQGRYSFNFSELPARIGCEAVGIVDAVGEGVEGIEPGARYCTLPYFYDMKGGSATTMLINAHYLTPAPEGLTAVEAGSIWMQYMTAYFPVAELAAAGPGVNILVTAATSTAGYAALEIGSMKGATMIGTSRYDYNDDYLRAGGASHTYFGEGEGLPEAIKEFTDGVGVHAVFDSVGAGMIAQYSKALAKDAQIFTYGTLDEKLPELPMMDLYQANATFKPYSLFHYVQDPDSQARGLSFVYESLKSGAIRPNVDRVFPMAEYPQAWEYLRAPRKKHGKVMVQVAEEG; translated from the coding sequence ATGTCTAAGAACCACCAAGAATGGGTGATCAGCGAATACGCGGGCATTGCCGGACTGGAGCTGCGGCCTTGCGAACCCGCCGATCCGGGTCCCGGCGAGGTGCGCCTGCGGGTTGAGGCGTTTGCGCTCAACTGGGGCGACATGGATCTGATGCAAGGTCGGTATTCGTTCAATTTCAGCGAGCTCCCTGCCCGGATAGGTTGCGAGGCCGTTGGGATTGTCGACGCGGTAGGCGAGGGGGTTGAGGGCATTGAGCCCGGCGCGCGCTACTGCACGCTGCCGTATTTCTACGACATGAAAGGCGGCAGCGCCACGACGATGCTCATCAATGCCCATTACCTGACGCCGGCGCCGGAAGGCTTAACCGCCGTCGAGGCGGGCTCCATTTGGATGCAGTACATGACGGCCTACTTTCCGGTCGCCGAACTGGCGGCGGCGGGCCCCGGCGTGAACATCCTGGTGACGGCTGCCACCAGCACCGCCGGCTATGCCGCGCTGGAAATCGGCAGCATGAAGGGCGCCACGATGATCGGCACGTCGCGCTACGACTACAACGACGATTATCTCCGAGCCGGCGGCGCCAGCCACACCTATTTTGGGGAAGGTGAAGGCCTGCCGGAGGCGATCAAAGAATTCACCGACGGCGTCGGCGTGCACGCCGTCTTCGACTCGGTGGGTGCGGGCATGATTGCGCAGTACAGCAAAGCGCTGGCCAAAGACGCGCAGATTTTTACTTACGGCACGCTCGACGAAAAGCTGCCCGAGCTGCCGATGATGGACCTTTATCAGGCCAACGCCACCTTCAAACCTTATTCGCTGTTTCATTACGTTCAGGACCCGGACTCGCAGGCGCGAGGCCTAAGCTTTGTCTACGAGTCGCTGAAATCCGGTGCGATTCGACCTAACGTCGATCGGGTGTTTCCGATGGCGGAGTATCCGCAGGCCTGGGAGTATCTGCGGGCGCCGCGGAAGAAGCACGGCAAGGTGATGGTGCAGGTGGCTGAGGAAGGCTAG
- a CDS encoding DUF692 domain-containing protein, with translation MKYLGFGLGLRAEHGQHVLDSRPEVDWFELQTEKFMAPGGLRRHYMMTLRDRYPMALGNAGLSIGSTEPLDNRYLNQLKALADELKPQWISDQLAFSRAAGVNSHLPLPLPGTEEALSHVVERIGQVQELLGRKILVENVCSYVVYREFELAEWDFLNAVAERADCKILLDLGAVLVNAKNHGFDPEDYLAALNVGRVQQIHLSSCTREGDLLIGNPTRPIPKPVYELYQSAVRRFGAVSTVVKREGAAPAFSDLIDELTRARNRASKGLGAPVPKP, from the coding sequence ATGAAATATCTCGGTTTCGGTCTGGGGCTTCGAGCCGAACACGGTCAGCACGTGCTGGATTCGCGCCCGGAGGTGGACTGGTTCGAACTTCAAACCGAGAAATTTATGGCCCCGGGTGGTCTGCGGCGCCACTACATGATGACGCTTCGGGATCGTTACCCGATGGCGCTCGGCAACGCCGGTCTGTCCATCGGCAGCACCGAGCCCCTGGACAATCGGTATCTCAATCAGCTCAAAGCGCTGGCTGATGAACTCAAACCGCAGTGGATCTCCGATCAGCTCGCGTTTTCCCGGGCGGCGGGCGTCAATAGCCATCTGCCCCTGCCCCTGCCGGGGACCGAGGAGGCGCTTTCCCACGTAGTCGAGCGTATCGGACAGGTGCAGGAGCTGCTGGGGCGGAAGATTCTGGTCGAAAATGTCTGTAGCTATGTTGTCTACCGTGAGTTCGAGCTGGCGGAATGGGATTTTCTCAACGCGGTGGCAGAACGCGCCGACTGCAAAATTTTGCTCGACCTGGGCGCCGTCTTGGTCAACGCGAAGAATCATGGCTTCGACCCGGAAGACTACCTCGCTGCACTCAACGTGGGGCGGGTTCAGCAGATCCACCTGTCGAGCTGCACGCGCGAGGGTGACCTGCTGATTGGCAACCCAACCCGGCCAATTCCGAAGCCGGTTTACGAGCTCTACCAGTCAGCCGTTCGGCGCTTTGGTGCTGTCAGCACGGTCGTGAAGCGTGAGGGTGCAGCACCTGCCTTCAGCGATCTGATCGACGAGCTGACCCGTGCACGAAACCGCGCCAGCAAGGGGCTGGGCGCCCCGGTGCCGAAACCATGA
- a CDS encoding cytosine permease, with product MSSAPGQSGEFTLSQVPRDATYSGWHIALVVIGGTISIPGFLMAAQIGSSLGLRQAAIAFVLGCFVLGLLGAATGAAGQKSGLSAHMLGQFAFGRIGGRAASLAIALSLVGWFGVISSIFAIAAQGLAESVFGVSVPFSALVIVGGVLIVGVTIAGFKGLDRLALALVPLMFAFLLLAAWLSREQLSSGSLLPSTSDMNLATAVSAVIGSYIAGVAIQPDYARFAPSRKAALISAFFALGISFPLVLLCTAIPSVAAGESDLFKVMASLGIGVPAFALLGLAAWSSNVLCVYSAALSFTTIFPRSGFAPVVLAIGVAGTGLALVHVEAFLTDYLVLLSIAIPPIVGILASDALMFRSDHSEDARRRLPLFRIPPMLGWVAGIAAGASTFSGGPSPTGSPALDSIAVSMLVYLCGTFISSRVQLKPAS from the coding sequence GTGAGCAGCGCGCCTGGCCAGAGCGGTGAGTTCACCCTAAGCCAGGTGCCGCGCGACGCCACCTACAGCGGGTGGCACATTGCGCTGGTGGTGATCGGCGGCACCATCTCCATTCCCGGTTTTCTGATGGCCGCTCAGATCGGCTCGTCCCTAGGTCTCAGACAAGCCGCTATCGCGTTTGTCCTCGGCTGTTTTGTGCTGGGGCTCCTCGGTGCCGCCACCGGGGCGGCCGGGCAGAAGTCGGGGCTCTCCGCCCATATGCTCGGACAGTTTGCCTTCGGCCGTATCGGCGGGCGGGCCGCAAGTCTGGCCATCGCGCTGTCGCTGGTCGGCTGGTTCGGGGTGATCTCCAGCATCTTCGCCATCGCCGCTCAGGGTCTGGCCGAAAGCGTATTTGGCGTCAGCGTGCCGTTCAGTGCGCTGGTGATTGTGGGCGGTGTCCTGATCGTCGGGGTTACCATTGCGGGCTTCAAAGGGTTGGATCGGCTGGCGCTGGCGCTGGTGCCGCTGATGTTTGCGTTCCTTCTCCTTGCAGCCTGGCTGTCGCGCGAGCAGCTCAGCAGTGGATCGCTGCTGCCGAGCACCTCGGATATGAACCTGGCCACCGCGGTCTCCGCGGTGATCGGCAGCTACATCGCCGGCGTGGCAATCCAGCCCGACTACGCGCGCTTTGCGCCCAGCCGGAAGGCGGCTTTGATATCAGCGTTCTTTGCGCTGGGGATTTCTTTTCCGCTGGTGCTGCTGTGCACCGCGATCCCGAGCGTTGCGGCCGGAGAGAGCGACCTGTTTAAGGTCATGGCGTCGCTGGGGATCGGCGTGCCGGCATTTGCGCTGCTGGGGCTCGCCGCGTGGTCATCGAACGTGCTGTGCGTCTATTCCGCGGCGTTGTCCTTTACGACCATCTTTCCGCGCTCAGGCTTTGCGCCGGTGGTGCTGGCGATCGGTGTTGCCGGTACCGGACTGGCGCTCGTGCACGTGGAAGCCTTCCTCACCGACTACCTCGTGCTGCTGAGCATCGCGATCCCGCCGATCGTCGGCATCCTGGCGTCCGACGCGCTGATGTTTCGCTCCGACCACAGCGAGGATGCCCGCCGCCGGCTGCCCCTGTTTCGAATTCCACCGATGCTGGGCTGGGTCGCCGGCATTGCCGCCGGCGCCTCGACCTTTTCCGGTGGGCCTTCACCCACAGGGTCGCCGGCGCTCGATTCGATTGCCGTTTCAATGTTGGTTTACCTGTGCGGGACCTTCATTTCGTCGCGGGTTCAGCTCAAACCCGCCAGTTAA
- a CDS encoding SirB2 family protein has protein sequence MYLTVKLIHQTTAVLTISGFMLRGWWMIRESPLLQHRLTRTLPHINDTVFLLTGLTLAAMLHQYPLSHDWLTAKVLGLLAYIVLGSLALKRARRKNVRVLCLVLALLTFAWVVSVALTRSTFGFFAFLVG, from the coding sequence GTGTACCTAACGGTCAAACTGATCCATCAGACCACCGCCGTGTTGACCATCAGCGGATTTATGCTGCGAGGTTGGTGGATGATCCGCGAATCGCCGCTGCTTCAGCACCGACTTACCCGAACGCTCCCACATATTAATGACACCGTCTTTTTGCTGACCGGCCTTACGCTGGCGGCCATGCTCCATCAGTACCCGCTCAGCCATGATTGGCTGACCGCCAAAGTCCTTGGCCTGCTGGCCTACATCGTTCTTGGTTCACTTGCGCTGAAACGCGCCAGGCGGAAAAACGTCCGCGTGCTTTGCCTGGTACTTGCACTGCTGACCTTTGCCTGGGTCGTGAGCGTTGCGCTCACTCGATCGACCTTCGGGTTTTTCGCTTTTCTGGTCGGTTGA
- a CDS encoding FG-GAP-like repeat-containing protein, with product MGVSKSVKFPGGNAGVWFGLALLVLSPVSGASEFELANERLWSEEHSVNKNALAIAAADFDGDGIEDLAVSFALEQGSEVTVFRGRRNSRLTAAASPRFSEPLTTLQTSWPATQLLTGDFDADGHLDLLAAREGETTVQPLLGDGQGRLRLGKAMAFPGGITAITSGEVNRRDGLADLVVSVVSNGEALAIVYQSGAGVLAADPIVLPIPAAAQALALGELDGALGIDVVIAAGSDLAMLRGRDMRLAAGVTEDDLEIWHWDEALLDLKIGDYLPGQGAAELAVLGASGRLAYLALNREATASESKRTVSEGFQVVRETWLTADSSSRIQPAGFAGDHEELLVFNSAGSMTLVGVQTGKPDERAIAEKSWALESFPEQLLPLRMNGSATSELLLLSSEKPTLSLLRQKGGGSIVVNSAADTATAGDSDCTLREAINNANADADTTSGDCSSGAGTEVITFAIGSGAVETIALASGLPDVTSPIVLDASSQCATPPCIVLDGGGIAADNTSGLVLLGGSSTVRGLVVNGFSGDGIALLTLGGNLIVGNYIGTNAAGDAAVGLAGNGVIVRTDNNVIGGRTAADRNVIGGLTRAGVAVIGGSGNRIEGNYLGLDVSGTQAIPNAEDAGVLIGNASGNTVGGTEPGAGNVSSGNRWGIGVRRFSDTADATVDNLVQGNLVGTNAAGTAAIGNDEQGIFIFDAPNNTIGGTTPAARNVVAGNGLDGDFAPYAGVQVFPLRGFDSSGNTIQGNYIGTNADGDTALPNASEGVLVLVAGGTQIGGTAPGAGNLISGNTSAGISIPSAGSADNVIQGNRVGTDANGTVAIPNTGQGIYLENAVGTLIGGTDAGAGNLLSGNNGFGLQINPNANNTTVQGNLIGTTADGQTALPNTSTGIFVSQATGHTIGGTAAGARNVVSGNAVHGIQLFDDITGSVVQGNYVGLDAAGTGALGNGEVGVFLGDRSTGNTIGGTEPGAANVVSDNGTWGVFAGSAGVDNVILGNLIGTDASGSGSFGNDVHGIFLFATASQTIGGSLPGAGNTIVGNGTNGIAIGGNGGASNDNVVQGNTIRDNVVHGVAVNQGTGNLISQNSLVNNGGLAIELNGDGPSANDPQDADAGANNLQNFPELDGAQPGSTIISGTLNSAPDTMFTVEFFSSTDCQMQEAGTFLESIQVTTDGNGDADVSATLSATVPEGQGITATATDPDGNTSELSACVPVSGEVIFANGFEETL from the coding sequence ATGGGTGTCAGCAAATCGGTGAAATTTCCCGGTGGCAACGCAGGGGTTTGGTTTGGGCTGGCGCTGCTGGTGCTGTCGCCGGTGTCAGGTGCGTCCGAGTTTGAACTCGCAAACGAGCGCCTTTGGTCGGAGGAGCATTCGGTCAACAAAAACGCCTTAGCCATCGCGGCGGCTGACTTCGACGGTGACGGCATTGAGGATCTAGCGGTGTCGTTTGCTCTCGAGCAGGGGTCCGAGGTAACGGTGTTTCGAGGTCGGCGGAACAGCCGGCTTACGGCTGCTGCGTCGCCCCGGTTCAGCGAGCCTCTCACCACGCTGCAGACTTCCTGGCCAGCGACGCAGCTGCTAACCGGCGACTTCGACGCTGACGGCCATCTCGATCTGCTGGCCGCCCGCGAGGGTGAAACGACAGTTCAACCGCTCCTTGGGGATGGGCAGGGTCGTTTGAGGCTTGGCAAAGCCATGGCCTTTCCCGGAGGAATCACGGCGATCACCAGCGGAGAGGTGAACCGCCGCGATGGGCTCGCGGACCTGGTCGTTTCGGTAGTCAGCAACGGAGAGGCTCTGGCGATTGTGTACCAGAGCGGCGCCGGCGTGCTGGCTGCGGATCCGATCGTCCTGCCGATTCCCGCGGCCGCTCAGGCGCTGGCGCTGGGTGAGCTTGACGGGGCCTTGGGAATCGACGTGGTCATTGCCGCCGGAAGCGACCTGGCTATGCTGCGTGGGAGGGACATGAGGTTGGCCGCAGGAGTCACCGAGGACGATCTCGAAATCTGGCACTGGGATGAAGCATTGCTGGATCTGAAGATCGGTGACTATCTTCCGGGTCAAGGCGCCGCGGAGCTGGCGGTCCTCGGCGCCAGCGGCCGTCTGGCCTACCTCGCGCTGAACCGAGAGGCCACGGCTAGCGAGTCCAAAAGGACCGTTTCTGAAGGGTTCCAAGTTGTTCGCGAGACCTGGCTCACCGCTGATTCTTCCAGCCGGATCCAGCCGGCGGGTTTCGCCGGTGATCACGAGGAGCTGCTGGTGTTCAACAGCGCCGGCAGCATGACGCTGGTCGGTGTGCAGACAGGCAAACCTGATGAACGCGCGATCGCCGAAAAGAGCTGGGCACTGGAGTCGTTCCCCGAGCAGCTGCTGCCGCTGCGCATGAACGGTAGCGCTACCAGCGAGCTGCTGCTGCTGTCCTCCGAAAAACCGACGCTCAGCCTGCTGCGGCAGAAAGGCGGCGGCAGCATTGTGGTGAACTCCGCCGCCGACACCGCGACCGCCGGTGACAGTGACTGCACGCTTCGGGAGGCGATCAACAACGCGAATGCGGACGCCGATACCACCAGCGGTGACTGCAGTTCGGGCGCCGGCACCGAAGTGATCACGTTTGCTATCGGATCCGGCGCGGTGGAGACGATTGCGCTCGCCTCAGGGCTGCCGGATGTGACGTCACCGATTGTGCTTGATGCATCGAGCCAGTGTGCCACGCCGCCCTGCATCGTACTCGACGGCGGCGGCATTGCTGCTGACAACACGAGCGGACTGGTGCTGCTTGGCGGGTCCTCGACGGTGCGCGGTTTGGTGGTGAACGGTTTTTCCGGCGACGGTATTGCGCTGCTGACCCTGGGCGGGAACCTGATTGTGGGCAACTACATCGGGACCAACGCGGCGGGTGACGCTGCGGTCGGACTGGCTGGCAACGGTGTCATCGTCCGCACGGACAACAATGTCATCGGTGGACGTACGGCCGCCGATCGCAACGTCATCGGTGGGCTCACTCGCGCTGGAGTCGCAGTGATCGGCGGGAGCGGCAATCGCATCGAAGGCAACTATCTTGGCCTGGACGTCTCAGGAACGCAGGCCATACCGAACGCCGAGGATGCTGGTGTCCTGATTGGCAACGCGTCGGGCAACACGGTGGGCGGCACCGAGCCGGGCGCTGGCAACGTTTCGTCGGGTAACCGGTGGGGTATCGGCGTCAGGCGATTTAGCGACACCGCTGACGCCACGGTGGACAACCTGGTGCAGGGTAATCTGGTCGGAACCAACGCGGCAGGTACCGCGGCCATCGGCAACGATGAGCAGGGTATTTTCATCTTCGATGCCCCGAACAACACCATTGGCGGAACCACCCCCGCGGCGCGCAACGTGGTTGCGGGCAATGGCCTGGACGGCGATTTTGCGCCGTATGCGGGCGTTCAGGTGTTTCCGCTCCGAGGTTTCGACAGCTCGGGCAATACGATTCAGGGCAACTACATCGGCACCAACGCGGACGGCGATACGGCACTGCCCAACGCGAGTGAGGGCGTGCTGGTACTCGTCGCTGGCGGCACCCAGATCGGCGGTACGGCGCCAGGTGCCGGAAATCTCATTTCCGGCAATACCTCAGCCGGTATTTCCATCCCAAGCGCGGGCTCGGCCGACAACGTCATCCAGGGCAATCGCGTGGGGACTGACGCCAACGGCACCGTGGCGATTCCGAACACAGGGCAGGGCATCTATCTGGAGAATGCCGTTGGTACGCTGATCGGCGGCACCGACGCGGGCGCGGGGAACCTCTTGTCGGGGAACAACGGCTTCGGTCTCCAGATCAACCCCAATGCCAACAACACAACGGTCCAGGGCAACCTCATCGGAACCACGGCCGACGGACAGACCGCGCTGCCCAACACCTCCACGGGCATTTTTGTCAGTCAGGCTACGGGCCATACCATCGGCGGAACTGCTGCGGGTGCTCGCAACGTGGTCTCGGGCAATGCGGTGCATGGCATCCAGCTGTTTGACGACATAACCGGCAGCGTTGTCCAGGGAAACTACGTTGGTCTGGATGCGGCGGGGACCGGGGCCCTCGGCAACGGCGAGGTGGGAGTCTTTCTCGGCGATCGAAGCACGGGCAACACCATCGGCGGAACGGAGCCGGGTGCTGCGAACGTCGTCAGCGACAACGGGACTTGGGGGGTCTTCGCTGGCAGCGCCGGCGTCGATAACGTGATTCTGGGTAACCTGATCGGGACGGACGCAAGCGGCAGCGGCTCGTTTGGCAACGACGTGCACGGTATTTTTCTTTTTGCCACTGCCTCCCAGACGATCGGCGGTTCGTTGCCGGGCGCCGGCAATACCATTGTCGGGAACGGCACAAACGGGATTGCCATTGGAGGTAACGGTGGGGCGTCTAATGACAACGTTGTGCAGGGCAACACGATTCGCGATAACGTTGTGCACGGCGTAGCCGTCAACCAGGGCACGGGAAATCTCATCAGCCAGAACTCGCTGGTCAACAACGGTGGTCTGGCGATCGAACTGAACGGGGATGGCCCTTCCGCCAATGACCCTCAGGATGCCGATGCGGGCGCAAATAATCTCCAGAACTTCCCGGAGCTGGATGGCGCGCAACCCGGCAGTACGATCATCTCCGGTACGCTGAATAGCGCACCGGACACGATGTTCACCGTCGAGTTTTTCTCCAGCACCGATTGCCAAATGCAGGAGGCCGGAACATTTCTCGAAAGCATCCAGGTGACGACAGACGGCAACGGGGACGCTGACGTATCCGCCACGCTGTCCGCAACAGTCCCGGAGGGGCAGGGCATTACCGCCACCGCCACCGATCCGGACGGCAACACCTCGGAGCTCTCCGCGTGTGTGCCGGTTTCAGGAGAGGTGATCTTTGCGAACGGCTTCGAGGAGACCCTCTGA
- a CDS encoding DNA-binding domain-containing protein: MSLQELQQAFLRDLIGSNRDQLAGFLAEEGPIPRTTQLNIYRKAYLKNLLETLATEHAMLRRYVKDKVFLRLVREYLQDHESRESSLRHFGDALPDFLETHPNFNRAPQLAELARFERLRLQTADAAAGTRVTMEEMTDLSAEQWSMLTLHLHPSVQVARFDYPAVTIWRAVEKGQKPPPANRAASAWLIYRDAKRIIRFRAVEPDEQAALERVSAGAPFSDVNQTLLRWHDTGDAQARSIELMSGWVEEGLVAELAVQSDGMW, translated from the coding sequence ATGAGTCTCCAAGAGCTGCAGCAGGCATTTCTTCGCGATCTGATCGGCTCCAACCGGGACCAGCTGGCGGGGTTCCTTGCCGAAGAGGGCCCGATCCCGCGGACAACTCAGCTCAACATTTATCGCAAGGCTTATCTCAAGAACCTGCTGGAAACGCTGGCCACCGAGCACGCCATGCTGCGGCGCTACGTGAAAGATAAAGTGTTTTTGCGTCTGGTCCGCGAATACCTGCAGGACCACGAGTCGCGGGAGTCGTCGCTGCGGCATTTCGGCGACGCGCTGCCGGACTTTCTCGAAACCCACCCCAATTTCAACCGCGCACCGCAGCTGGCTGAGCTGGCACGTTTTGAGCGCCTTAGGCTGCAGACCGCGGACGCTGCTGCCGGCACGCGGGTGACGATGGAGGAAATGACCGATCTGTCGGCGGAGCAGTGGTCGATGCTGACGCTGCATCTGCATCCAAGCGTGCAGGTCGCGCGTTTCGACTATCCAGCGGTCACGATCTGGCGTGCGGTGGAAAAGGGTCAAAAGCCGCCACCGGCCAACCGCGCCGCGAGCGCCTGGCTGATCTACCGCGACGCAAAACGGATCATCCGATTTCGGGCCGTGGAGCCCGACGAGCAGGCAGCCCTCGAGCGCGTCTCCGCCGGCGCACCGTTCAGCGACGTTAATCAGACGCTTCTCCGCTGGCACGACACGGGCGACGCGCAGGCACGCTCAATCGAGCTGATGTCCGGCTGGGTTGAGGAAGGGCTGGTCGCTGAGCTGGCGGTGCAGTCCGACGGCATGTGGTGA
- a CDS encoding phage integrase N-terminal domain-containing protein, protein MKDLNYQLKRLCRQNRDGSYSTQANRSRMLDQMAHQLHELGYRRMGATSIKPKHVTALTDLWKEQGLSIGSQKNRLSALRWWAGKVGKAHIMAKDNAEYGLETRSTIPAESKAQTLTPSQINRVEDPYIRLSLRLQQEFGLRREEAIKFRPSYAVRKDAIQLKASWTKGGRPRAIPILTERQRVLLMEIEQLVGSGALIPTKLNYVEQLRKYERHTRQAGLRNLHGLRHGYAQRRYEQLTGWKCPAASGPDRHQLTREAKSLDRKARLTVSSELGHAREQISATYLGR, encoded by the coding sequence ATGAAAGACCTGAACTACCAGCTAAAGCGGTTATGCCGTCAGAACCGGGACGGCAGCTATTCAACACAGGCCAATCGGTCGCGGATGTTGGACCAGATGGCCCATCAGCTTCATGAGCTGGGCTATCGGCGCATGGGCGCCACATCGATCAAGCCGAAGCATGTCACTGCACTTACAGACCTGTGGAAGGAACAGGGGCTGAGCATCGGCTCTCAGAAGAACCGACTGTCAGCGCTGCGATGGTGGGCGGGAAAAGTAGGCAAGGCTCACATCATGGCCAAGGACAATGCGGAATATGGCCTTGAGACGAGAAGCACGATCCCAGCGGAGTCCAAAGCGCAGACGCTGACGCCGAGTCAGATCAACAGGGTCGAGGATCCTTACATTCGACTCAGTCTGAGACTCCAGCAGGAGTTCGGGCTCAGACGCGAGGAGGCGATCAAGTTTCGGCCAAGCTACGCGGTCCGGAAAGACGCGATTCAGCTCAAGGCGAGCTGGACCAAGGGTGGAAGGCCAAGAGCGATACCAATCCTGACCGAAAGACAGCGAGTCCTCTTGATGGAGATCGAGCAGTTGGTTGGGAGCGGCGCTCTGATTCCAACCAAGCTTAACTACGTCGAACAACTCAGGAAGTACGAACGGCACACCCGCCAAGCTGGGCTAAGGAATCTTCACGGATTGCGCCACGGCTACGCACAACGGCGCTACGAACAGCTCACAGGATGGAAATGTCCTGCGGCGAGTGGTCCTGATCGCCATCAGCTCACCCGGGAAGCCAAAAGCCTGGACAGAAAAGCACGGCTGACTGTCAGCTCGGAGCTCGGCCACGCGCGGGAGCAGATCAGCGCGACGTACCTAGGCCGATGA